The following coding sequences lie in one bacterium genomic window:
- a CDS encoding DoxX family protein: protein MNAALWAAQLLLTLVFLFTGTMKLTTPIAELTKQMPGTAWFVRPLGVVEVLGAIGVTLPWLLGIQPHLTPLAAAGLVIIMIGATVFSVKLGAGILALIPVVVGLLAVFVAYGRWRLTPRRPS from the coding sequence CTCCTGCTGACGCTGGTGTTCCTGTTCACGGGCACGATGAAACTCACCACGCCGATCGCCGAACTCACGAAACAGATGCCCGGGACGGCGTGGTTCGTCCGGCCGCTCGGTGTCGTCGAGGTGCTCGGGGCCATCGGTGTCACGCTGCCGTGGCTGCTGGGCATCCAACCCCACCTCACGCCGCTCGCCGCCGCCGGACTGGTCATCATCATGATCGGCGCCACGGTCTTCTCCGTGAAGCTGGGCGCAGGCATCCTCGCGCTGATCCCCGTGGTCGTTGGGCTGCTCGCGGTGTTCGTCGCCTACGGCCGCTGGCGGCTCACGCCGCGGCGTCCGAGCTGA